The Setaria italica strain Yugu1 chromosome IX, Setaria_italica_v2.0, whole genome shotgun sequence genome has a window encoding:
- the LOC101779709 gene encoding pentatricopeptide repeat-containing protein At3g24000, mitochondrial isoform X1 yields the protein MLSSPRLAAPAASRGSPSPTLTTTTPTGLGIRRRRRSGLHAAQPDTASRHHGDRGRPALHLANPVASASVTSTSSPDPIHGRFESDELRRLCRGPNPEAAIRLLDQMLQRGGGAELQPEEQAALLQSCADSRSLALLRRAHRLLASRPSSAIPAPILHGIATLYLKLGARGDARRVLEGQSRPPPPRRGRESEDAAVQAKRREAYEKVRELHEQIRAAGYVPDTRHVLHDVDEGAKARALMYHSERLAIAFGLVSTPPGTPLRVMKNLRICGDCHNAVKLIAKVTGREIVVRDNKRFHHFKDGDCSCGDYWTPRFFSSLLETSIHANAI from the exons ATGCTGAGTTCTCCGAGACTCGCAGCACCGGCCGCCTCTCGCGGCTCCCCCTCCCCGACtctcaccaccaccacgcccaCAGGTCTCGGaatccgtcgccgccgccgaagcggTCTCCACGCTGCACAGCCCGATACGGCTTCTCGCCACCACGGCGACCGTGGTCGCCCGGCGCTCCACCTCGCGAATCCCGTCGCCTCCGCTTCTGTCACGAGCACCAGCTCGCCGGATCCCATCCATGGGCGATTCGAGAGCGATGAGCTCAGGAGGCTGTGCCGTGGACCCAACCCGGAGGCCGCCATTAGACTGCTCGACCAAATGCTCCaacgaggaggcggcgccgagCTCCAGCCGGAAGAGCAAGCCGCGCTCCTCCAGTCCTGCGCCGACTCGCGTTCGCTGGCCTTGCTAAGGCGGGCGCACCGCCTGCTCGCTTCCAGGCCCTCGTCCGCGATCCCCGCGCCCATCCTGCACGGGATCGCCACGCTGTACCTCAAGCTCGGCGCCCGTGGCGACGCGCGGCGCGTCCTCGAGGGGCagtcgaggccgccgccgccgcggagggggagggagagcgAGGACGCCGCGGTCCAGGCGAAGCGGCGGGAGGCGTACGAGAAGGTGCGGGAGCTGCACGAGCAGATCCGCGCGGCGGGGTACGTGCCGGACACGCGCCACGTGCTGCACGACGTCGACGAGGGCGCCAAGGCCCGCGCGCTCATGTACCATAGCGAGCGCCTGGCCATCGCGTTCGGGCTGGTGAGCAcgccgccggggacgccgcTCCGGGTCATGAAGAACCTGCGCATCTGCGGGGACTGTCACAACGCCGTCAAGCTCATCGCCAAGGTCACCGGCCGAGAGATCGTCGTCAGGGATAACAAGCGGTTCCACCATTTCAAGGACGGCGACTGCTCCTGCGGAGACTACTG GACCCCAAGATTTTTTTCCTCACTCCTTGAAACCAGCATCCATGCCAATGCCATATGA
- the LOC101779319 gene encoding BTB/POZ domain-containing protein At5g66560 produces MQGRRKSAREMARGEREQQQQPAAAASSKGQAWFCTTGLPSDVVIEVGDMTFHLHKFPLMSRSKKIHDLITNKESREATGGEQEEGAGEIREEETEVVLEEDEEADVHRIRLPEFPGGAEVFELAAKFCYGVKLDLTPATAAPLRCAAERLGMTDDHSDDNLVSRADRFISQTVLRNPRDAIRALKSCEGLLPLADSLGLVSRCVDAIAAKAAASTPTALFGWPIPDDARAGDRQRRKNSAAAGATWFDDLAGLSLATFTRVIAAMKERGVGPEVIEGALIAYAKRSIPGLSRTGRHVGGGGAAAAAAASAPASSDGDQKALLETVIANLPEETVKSSAHTGTAVGATAARVLFGLLRTASILHASEASRDTLERRIAARLPDAAVDDLLVPSYSYLVETLYDVDCVERVVRYFLEGRGVAEEGNEDDEGSEAETPGREASRRAMLAVGRLVDAYLGEIATDANLKPDKFCDLAWALPDGARVYDDGLYRAVDIYLKAHPGLTEEEKEKVSGVVDGRKLTLEACTHAAQNERLPLRTVVQVLFFEQLQLRRAIARTIMANEGGAAGSGEEGGGDSDGGGTWRVATRGNQMLRLDMDSMRSRVQELERECTSMRKAIEKMDRRGGAAADRGAPSAATDGRWGSMVTKRFGCKFPAQVCQSQQRTVVARPRRPRIEQSP; encoded by the exons AtgcaggggaggaggaagagcgcaCGGGAGATGGCTCGCGGGGagcgggagcagcagcagcagccggcggcggcggccagctccAAAGGCCAAGCATG GTTCTGCACCACGGGATTGCCCAGTGATGTCGTGATCGAGGTGGGCGACATGACCTTCCATCTCCACAAG TTCCCGTTAATGTCACGGAGCAAGAAGATTCACGACCTCATCACGAACAAGGAATCACGCGAGGCCACAGGAGGGGAGCAAGAAGAGGGTGCCGGGGAGATCAGAGAGGAGGAAACAGAAGTTGTgctggaggaggacgaggaggcggacGTGCACCGCATCCGCCTCCCGGAGTtccccggcggcgcggaggtgtTCGAGCTGGCCGCCAAGTTCTGCTACGGCGTCAAGCTCGACCTCACGCCGGCCACCGCTGCGCCGCTGCGCTGCGCGGCCGAGCGCCTCGGCATGACCGACGACCACTCCGACGAcaacctcgtctcccgcgccgaCCGGTTCATCTCGCAGACCGTCCTGAGGAACCCCAGGGACGCCATCCGCGCGCTCAAGTCCTGCGAGGGCCTCCTCCCCCTCGCCGACAGCCTCGGCCTCGTGTCGCGCTGCGTGGACGCCATCGCCGCCAAGGCCGCCGCGTCCACGCCAACGGCGCTCTTTGGCTGGCCCATCCCCGACGACGCCAGGGCTGGCGACCGCCAGCGCCGGAAGAACAGCGCAGCCGCCGGAGCCACCTGGTTCGACGACCTCGCCGGTCTGTCCTTGGCCACGTTCACCCGTGTCATTGCCGCCATGAAGGAGCGTGGCGTCGGGCCAGAGGTCATCGAGGGGGCTCTCATTGCGTACGCCAAGCGGTCCATCCCCGGTCTGTCGCGAACCGGCCGGcatgtcggcggcggtggcgccgcggctgccgcggcggcctcggcccCGGCGTCGTCGGATGGGGACCAGAAGGCGCTTCTCGAGACCGTCATCGCCAACCTCCCGGAGGAAACCGTCAAGAGCAGCGCCCACACCGGCACCGCCgtcggcgccaccgcggcgcgCGTCCTCTTCGGCCTCCTGCGCACGGCGAGCATCCTGCACGCGTCGGAGGCGTCCCGCGACACGCTCGAGCGGCGCATCGCCGCGCGGCTGCCggacgccgccgtcgatgaCCTGCTCGTCCCGAGCTACTCGTACCTCGTGGAGACGCTCTACGACGTGGACTGCGTCGAGCGCGTGGTGCGGTACTTCCTGGAaggccgcggcgtcgccgaggagggcaacgaggacgacgagggcaGCGAGGCGGAGACGCCGGGCAGAGAGGCTAGCCGACGAGCCATGCTGGCCGTGGGGCGGCTGGTCGATGCGTACTTGGGGGAGATCGCGACGGATGCAAACCTGAAGCCGGACAAGTTCTGCGACCTCGCCTGGGCGTTGCCGGACGGCGCCCGCGTGTACGACGATGGCCTTTACCGGGCTGTCGACATCTACCTCAAG GCTCATCCTGGGCTGAccgaagaagagaaggagaaggtgaGCGGCGTGGTGGACGGGCGCAAGCTGACGCTGGAGGCGTGCACGCACGCCGCGCAGAACGAGCGGCTGCCGCTGCGGACGGTCGTGCAGGTGCTCTTCTTCGAGCAGCTCCAGCTACGCCGGGCCATCGCGCGGACGATCATGGCGAACGAaggcggggcggcggggtcaggggaggaaggcggcggcgacagcgacggcggcgggacgTGGCGCGTGGCCACGCGGGGCAACCAGATGCTGCGGCTAGACATGGACAGCATGCGCAGCCGCGTGCAGGAGCTCGAGCGCGAGTGCACGAGCATGAGGAAAGCCATCGAGAAGATGGaccggcggggcggggcggcggcggataggggggcgccgtcggcggcgaccgACGGGAGGTGGGGCTCGATGGTGACGAAGCGTTTCGGGTGCAAGTTCCCGGCGCAGGTCTGCCAGTCCCAGCAGCGGACGGTGGTGGCacggcctcgccggccacgcATCGAGCAGAGCCCATGA
- the LOC101778910 gene encoding xyloglucan galactosyltransferase KATAMARI1 homolog, translating into MERIGAHGGKRRWLPRLLLLAALSWLLLVYLHVAVFRAPPVISAPPHTSLVAVASDREDGRRFLLRQEEQLKKIASSSASDSALPASSAGEERRGNPDTCRGRYVYIHDLPPRFNADIIRNCRKTEDHWGDMCRFLMNAGLGRPLADRVDGVIRSEAGWYDTHQFALDAIFHNRMRQYECLTTDPAAASAVFVPFYAGFDFVRYHWGYDNATRDAASVDLTQWLMARPEWRRMGGCDHFLVAGRTGWDFRRSNNVDPDWGNDLLVMPAGRNMSVLVLESAMLHGSDYPVPYPTYFHPRSDADVLRWQDRVRNRRREWLMAFVGAPRPDVPINIRVRDHVIAQCKASSSCTMLGCARATGSTQCHTPGNIMRLFQKTVFCLQPPGDTCTRRSAFDSMVAGCIPVFFHPGSAYKQYRWHLPEDHHRYSVYIPDADVRQRNVSIEAVLRAIPPATVERMREEVIRLIPRVLYADPRSKLETLKDAVDIAVEGILDTVARIRKGEYVDSGGPVTEDPPNLFSSTESRFRPKQSAQDDDH; encoded by the coding sequence ATGGAGCGGATCGGCGCCCACGGCGGCAAGCGGCGGTGGCTGCCACGCCTCCTGTTGCTCGCCGCCCTCTCGTGGCTCCTGCTGGTCTACCTCCACGTCGCCGTGTTCCGCGCCCCGCCGGTAATAAGCGCGCCGCCGCACAcgtccctcgtcgccgtcgcgtcGGACCGCGAGGACGGCCGGCGTTTCCTCCTCCGGCAAGAAGAGCAGCTCAAGAAGATCGCGTCCTCCTCCGCCAGTGACAGCGCGCTCCCGGCGTCGTCGGCaggggaggagcggcgcggcAACCCCGACACCTGCCGGGGGCGGTACGTGTACATCCACGACCTGCCGCCGCGCTTCAACGCCGACATCATCCGCAACTGCCGCAAGACCGAGGATCACTGGGGGGACATGTGCCGGTTCCTGATGAACGCCGGCCTCGGCCGCCCGCTCGCCGACCGCGTCGACGGCGTCATCAGGAGCGAGGCCGGGTGGTACGACACGCACCAGTTCGCGCTCGATGCCATCTTCCACAACCGGATGAGGCAGTACGAGTGCCTGACCACCGaccccgccgcggcgtccgccgTGTTCGTCCCGTTCTACGCCGGCTTCGACTTCGTCCGCTACCACTGGGGCTACGACAACGCCACCAGGGACGCCGCGTCGGTGGACCTGACGCAGTGGCTCATGGCGCGGCCCGAGTGGCGGCGCATGGGCGGCTGCGACCacttcctcgtcgccggccggacGGGGTGGGACTTCCGCCGGAGCAACAACGTCGACCCGGACTGGGGCAACGACCTCCTCGTCATGCCCGCCGGCCGGAACATGTCGGTGCTCGTTCTCGAGTCCGCGATGCTCCACGGCAGCGACTACCCCGTGCCGTACCCGACCTACTTCCACCCCAGGTCGGACGCCGACGTGCTCCGGTGGCAGGACAGGGTGCGGAACCGGCGCCGGGAGTGGCTCATGGCGTTCGTCGGCGCGCCGCGGCCCGACGTCCCGATCAACATCCGGGTCCGGGACCACGTCATCGCGCAGTGCAAGGCGTCGAGCTCCTGCACCATGCTCGGGTGCGCTCGCGCCACCGGGAGCACCCAGTGCCACACCCCCGGCAACATCATGCGCCTGTTCCAGAAGACCGTCTTCTGCCTGCAGCCGCCCGGCGACACCTGCACGCGGCGGTCGGCGTTCGACTCCATGGTGGCCGGGTGCATCCCGGTCTTCTTCCACCCGGGGTCGGCGTACAAGCAATACCGGTGGCACCTCCCCGAGGATCACCACAGGTACTCGGTGTATATCCCGGACGCCGACGTCCGGCAGCGCAACGTCAGCATCGAGGCCGTTCTCCGGGCGATCCCGCCGGCCACGGTGGAGCGGATGCGGGAGGAGGTGATCAGGCTCATCCCGAGGGTTCTGTACGCCGACCCCAGGTCGAAGCTGGAGACGCTCAAGGACGCGGTGGACATCGCCGTCGAGGGGATCCTCGACACGGTGGCAAGGATCAGGAAGGGTGAGTACGTCGACAGTGGCGGGCCGGTCACTGAGGACCCTCCGAACCTGTTCTCTTCGACGGAGTCGAGATTCCGGCCGAAACAATCGGCGCAGGACGATGATCACTAG
- the LOC101778503 gene encoding cold-regulated 413 plasma membrane protein 1 produces MGKGFASYLAMKTGPEAGDASAAVQALIDADLRELGVAARKLANHAFVLGGGLGFGTSFLKWLAFVAAVYLLILDRTNWKTNMMTALLVPYVFFTLPHVLFSLIRGEIGKWIAIIAVILRLFFPRHFPDWLELPGAIILLTVVAPNLFADTFRNDLIGIFICLVIGCYLLSEHIKASGGFRNAFRKGNGVLNSIGILLLFIYPVWALVLNFL; encoded by the exons ATGGGGAAGGGGTTCGCGTCGTACCTGGCGATGAAGACGGGCCCGGAGGCCGGGgacgcgtcggcggcggtgcaggcgctCATCGACGCCGACCTGCGGGAGCTGGGCGTCGCCGCGCGGAAGCTCGCCAACCACGCCTTCGTCCTCGGCGGCGGGCTTGGCTTCGGCACCTCCTTCCTCAAGTGGCTCGCCTTCGTCGCCGCAGT GTACCTCTTGATATTGGACCGCACAAACTGGAAGACCAACATGATGACAGCACTCTTGGTTCCTTATGTTTTCTTCACCCTGCCTCATGTGCTGTTTTCTCTGATAAG AGGTGAGATCGGAAAATGGATTGCAATTATTGCGGTTATTCTGCGTCTCTTTTTCCCACGCCACTTCCCAG ATTGGTTGGAGCTGCCCGGTGCAATCATCCTGCTCACAGTTGTCGCCCCCAACCTCTTcgcggacaccttcaggaacgACTTGATCGGCATCTTCATATGCCTCGTGATTGGATGCTACCTTCTTTCAGAGCACATCAAGGCGTCAGGAGGATTCAGGAACGCCTTCAGGAAGGGCAATGGCGTGTTGAACAGCATCGGCATCCTCCTGCTCTTCATCTACCCTGTTTGGGCGCTGGTGCTGAACTTCCTGTAG
- the LOC101777691 gene encoding uncharacterized protein LOC101777691 has product MGICVSCDAADEGAATARVVLPSGELREYAPPATAAMALEEVGGQGSWFLCDADGMVFEGPVAVAAVAPGEELQPGQIYFVLPAEMQRRRLTRDEVAKLAVKASSALVKAAAEAAAAQPSSPCRRRRRGAVAPLVFPVPEEEYAAADPVSPVSPRVAAAQKRRVACRGGRAATRFSPDLTAIPESE; this is encoded by the coding sequence ATGGGCATCTGCGTGTCGTGCGACGCGGCGGACgagggcgcggcgacggcgagggtaGTGCTCCCCAGCGGCGAGCTCCGGGAGtacgcgccgccggccacggcggcAATGGCTCTGGAGGAGGTCGGCGGGCAGGGGTCGTGGTTCCTCTGCGACGCCGACGGGATGGTGTTCGAGggccccgtcgccgtcgcggcggtggcacccggcgaggagctccagccGGGGCAGATCTACTTCGTGCTCCCCGCCGAgatgcagcgccgccgcctcacccgcGATGAGGTGGCCAAGCTCGCGGTCAAGGCCAGCTCGGCGCTCGTcaaggccgccgccgaggctgcAGCCGCCCAGCCGTCctccccctgccgccgccgccggcgcggcgcggtggcgccgctCGTGTTCCCGGTCCCCGAGGAGGAGTACGCGGCGGCGGACCCGGTCTCGCCCGTCTCGCCGCGGGTGGCCGCCGCGCAGAAGCGGAGGGTGGCGTGCCGCGGCGGGAGGGCTGCGACGAGGTTCTCCCCCGACCTGACCGCCATCCCGGAGAGCGAGTAG
- the LOC101778106 gene encoding CASP-like protein 5C1, whose product MENGDRAGAGAGAVGSAGSLGLRVGQAVFSSASLLFMSVGVEFFSYTAFCFLVTIMGLVIPWSCTLAMIDVYSVFVGCPLRVPGVMVIVVVGDWVLSVLSFAAACSSAAVIDLLLQFHGSQCSPRFCGRYQLSVMMAFLSWFLTAASAIFNFWFVASL is encoded by the exons ATGGAGAACGGAGATAGGGctggggccggcgcgggcgccgtcGGCAGCGCTGGAAGCCTCGGCCTCCGCGTCGGGCAGGCCGTCTTCTCGTCGGCGTCCCTTCTGTTCATGTCCGTCGGCGTCGAGTTCTTCAGTTACACCGCCTTCTG CTTCCTGGTCACGATCATGGGCCTGGTCATCCCCTGGAGCTGCACGCTGGCCATGATCGACGTGTACTCCGTCTTCGTGGGGTGCCCTCTCCGCGTGCCCGGCGTCATGGTCATCGTTGTCGTGGGAGATTGG GTGCTGTCGGTACTCTCGTTCGCGGCCGCCTGCTCGAGCGCCGCGGTgatcgacctcctcctccagttcCACGGGTCCCAGTGCTCGCCGAGGTTCTGCGGGAGGTACCAGTTGTCCGTCATGATGGCGTTCTTGTCCTGGTTCCTGACGGCCGCTTCGGCGATCTTCAACTTCTGGTTCGTCGCCTCCCTGTGA
- the LOC101779709 gene encoding pentatricopeptide repeat-containing protein At3g24000, mitochondrial isoform X3, with the protein MLSSPRLAAPAASRGSPSPTLTTTTPTGLGIRRRRRSGLHAAQPDTASRHHGDRGRPALHLANPVASASVTSTSSPDPIHGRFESDELRRLCRGPNPEAAIRLLDQMLQRGGGAELQPEEQAALLQSCADSRSLALLRRAHRLLASRPSSAIPAPILHGIATLYLKLGARGDARRVLEGQSRPPPPRRGRESEDAAVQAKRREAYEKVRELHEQIRAAGYVPDTRHVLHDVDEGAKARALMYHSERLAIAFGLVSTPPGTPLRVMKNLRICGDCHNAVKLIAKVTGREIVVRDNKRFHHFKDGDCSCGDYW; encoded by the coding sequence ATGCTGAGTTCTCCGAGACTCGCAGCACCGGCCGCCTCTCGCGGCTCCCCCTCCCCGACtctcaccaccaccacgcccaCAGGTCTCGGaatccgtcgccgccgccgaagcggTCTCCACGCTGCACAGCCCGATACGGCTTCTCGCCACCACGGCGACCGTGGTCGCCCGGCGCTCCACCTCGCGAATCCCGTCGCCTCCGCTTCTGTCACGAGCACCAGCTCGCCGGATCCCATCCATGGGCGATTCGAGAGCGATGAGCTCAGGAGGCTGTGCCGTGGACCCAACCCGGAGGCCGCCATTAGACTGCTCGACCAAATGCTCCaacgaggaggcggcgccgagCTCCAGCCGGAAGAGCAAGCCGCGCTCCTCCAGTCCTGCGCCGACTCGCGTTCGCTGGCCTTGCTAAGGCGGGCGCACCGCCTGCTCGCTTCCAGGCCCTCGTCCGCGATCCCCGCGCCCATCCTGCACGGGATCGCCACGCTGTACCTCAAGCTCGGCGCCCGTGGCGACGCGCGGCGCGTCCTCGAGGGGCagtcgaggccgccgccgccgcggagggggagggagagcgAGGACGCCGCGGTCCAGGCGAAGCGGCGGGAGGCGTACGAGAAGGTGCGGGAGCTGCACGAGCAGATCCGCGCGGCGGGGTACGTGCCGGACACGCGCCACGTGCTGCACGACGTCGACGAGGGCGCCAAGGCCCGCGCGCTCATGTACCATAGCGAGCGCCTGGCCATCGCGTTCGGGCTGGTGAGCAcgccgccggggacgccgcTCCGGGTCATGAAGAACCTGCGCATCTGCGGGGACTGTCACAACGCCGTCAAGCTCATCGCCAAGGTCACCGGCCGAGAGATCGTCGTCAGGGATAACAAGCGGTTCCACCATTTCAAGGACGGCGACTGCTCCTGCGGAGACTACTGGTGA
- the LOC101780110 gene encoding thioredoxin-like protein HCF164, chloroplastic isoform X2, with translation MASVASSRCPGLLLRPSLAGARCCPRPSSSLRLRSRWGRRHPRTLACVAPPDSAEPQTDEHTVKAESTEEEAQTTSTTQDAGLPALPNKDLNRRVALLSTLGAVALFASQRLNLSEASLKDLAANAVPYEEALSNGKPTVVEFYADWCEVCRELAPDIYQVEQQYKDRVNFVMLNVDNTKWEQELDEFGVEGIPHFAFLDKEGNEEGNVVGRLPKQYFLDNVVALASGDPNIPHARVVGQFSSAESRKVHQVADPRSHG, from the exons ATGGCGAGTGTGGCCTCCTCGAGGTGCCCCGGCCTTCTCCTCCGGCCGAGCCTCGCCGGAGCCCGATGCTGCCCGCGCCCGTCCTCTTCCCTCCGCCTCCGTTCGCGGTGGGGCCGGCGCCACCCGAGGACCCTCGCTTGCGTCGCGCCGCCGGACTCCGCGGAGCCACAGACG GATGAGCATACTGTGAAAGCTGAGTCGACTGAAGAAGAGGCTCAGACAACCAGCACAACCCAGGATGCTGGACTTCCAGCTCTCCCAAACAAGGATCTCAACAGAAGGGTTGCATTACTGTCCACTCTTGGGGCAGTGGCTCTCTTTGCATCGCAGAGGCTCAATCTTAGTGAGGCATCTCTTAAAGATCTTGCAGCCAATGCTGTGCCATATGAAGAG GCTCTTTCAAATGGCAAGCCCACTGTTGTTGAATTTTATGCGGACTGGTGTGAAGTTTGCCGAGAGTTAGCTCCAGATATCTACCAAGTTGAGCAACAATACAA GGACCGTGTCAATTTTGTCATGTTGAATGTCGACAATACAAAGTGGGAACAAGAGCTTGATGAGTTTGGAGTAGAAGGCATTCCTCATTTTGCCTTTCTAGATAAGGAAGGAAATGAGGAAGGCAATGTTGTTGGGAGACTTCCAAAACAGTATTTTCTTGACAATGTGGTCGCACTTGCTTCTGGTGATCCCAACATTCCTCATGCACGAGTTGTTGGTCAGTTCTCAAGTGCCGAGTCTAGGAAGGTTCATCAAGTTGCTGATCCCAGAAGTCATGGCTAG
- the LOC101780110 gene encoding thioredoxin-like protein HCF164, chloroplastic isoform X1 has translation MASVASSRCPGLLLRPSLAGARCCPRPSSSLRLRSRWGRRHPRTLACVAPPDSAEPQTDEHTVKAESTEEEAQTTSTTQDAGLPALPNKDLNRRVALLSTLGAVALFASQRLNLSEASLKDLAANAVPYEEALSNGKPTVVEFYADWCEVCRELAPDIYQVEQQYKNIPSNPCYRHGNQDLKVLHCRDRVNFVMLNVDNTKWEQELDEFGVEGIPHFAFLDKEGNEEGNVVGRLPKQYFLDNVVALASGDPNIPHARVVGQFSSAESRKVHQVADPRSHG, from the exons ATGGCGAGTGTGGCCTCCTCGAGGTGCCCCGGCCTTCTCCTCCGGCCGAGCCTCGCCGGAGCCCGATGCTGCCCGCGCCCGTCCTCTTCCCTCCGCCTCCGTTCGCGGTGGGGCCGGCGCCACCCGAGGACCCTCGCTTGCGTCGCGCCGCCGGACTCCGCGGAGCCACAGACG GATGAGCATACTGTGAAAGCTGAGTCGACTGAAGAAGAGGCTCAGACAACCAGCACAACCCAGGATGCTGGACTTCCAGCTCTCCCAAACAAGGATCTCAACAGAAGGGTTGCATTACTGTCCACTCTTGGGGCAGTGGCTCTCTTTGCATCGCAGAGGCTCAATCTTAGTGAGGCATCTCTTAAAGATCTTGCAGCCAATGCTGTGCCATATGAAGAG GCTCTTTCAAATGGCAAGCCCACTGTTGTTGAATTTTATGCGGACTGGTGTGAAGTTTGCCGAGAGTTAGCTCCAGATATCTACCAAGTTGAGCAACAATACAA GAACATTCCATCGAATCCTTGTTATAGGCATGGCAACCAGGATCTGAAGGTGCTACACTGCAG GGACCGTGTCAATTTTGTCATGTTGAATGTCGACAATACAAAGTGGGAACAAGAGCTTGATGAGTTTGGAGTAGAAGGCATTCCTCATTTTGCCTTTCTAGATAAGGAAGGAAATGAGGAAGGCAATGTTGTTGGGAGACTTCCAAAACAGTATTTTCTTGACAATGTGGTCGCACTTGCTTCTGGTGATCCCAACATTCCTCATGCACGAGTTGTTGGTCAGTTCTCAAGTGCCGAGTCTAGGAAGGTTCATCAAGTTGCTGATCCCAGAAGTCATGGCTAG
- the LOC101779709 gene encoding pentatricopeptide repeat-containing protein At3g24000, mitochondrial isoform X2, whose amino-acid sequence MLSSPRLAAPAASRGSPSPTLTTTTPTGLGIRRRRRSGLHAAQPDTASRHHGDRGRPALHLANPVASASVTSTSSPDPIHGRFESDELRRLCRGPNPEAAIRLLDQMLQRGGGAELQPEEQAALLQSCADSRSLALLRRAHRLLASRPSSAIPAPILHGIATLYLKLGARGDARRVLEGQSRPPPPRRGRESEDAAVQAKRREAYEKVRELHEQIRAAGYVPDTRHVLHDVDEGAKARALMYHSERLAIAFGLVSTPPGTPLRVMKNLRICGDCHNAVKLIAKVTGREIVVRDNKRFHHFKDGDCSCGDYCVKIGSWE is encoded by the exons ATGCTGAGTTCTCCGAGACTCGCAGCACCGGCCGCCTCTCGCGGCTCCCCCTCCCCGACtctcaccaccaccacgcccaCAGGTCTCGGaatccgtcgccgccgccgaagcggTCTCCACGCTGCACAGCCCGATACGGCTTCTCGCCACCACGGCGACCGTGGTCGCCCGGCGCTCCACCTCGCGAATCCCGTCGCCTCCGCTTCTGTCACGAGCACCAGCTCGCCGGATCCCATCCATGGGCGATTCGAGAGCGATGAGCTCAGGAGGCTGTGCCGTGGACCCAACCCGGAGGCCGCCATTAGACTGCTCGACCAAATGCTCCaacgaggaggcggcgccgagCTCCAGCCGGAAGAGCAAGCCGCGCTCCTCCAGTCCTGCGCCGACTCGCGTTCGCTGGCCTTGCTAAGGCGGGCGCACCGCCTGCTCGCTTCCAGGCCCTCGTCCGCGATCCCCGCGCCCATCCTGCACGGGATCGCCACGCTGTACCTCAAGCTCGGCGCCCGTGGCGACGCGCGGCGCGTCCTCGAGGGGCagtcgaggccgccgccgccgcggagggggagggagagcgAGGACGCCGCGGTCCAGGCGAAGCGGCGGGAGGCGTACGAGAAGGTGCGGGAGCTGCACGAGCAGATCCGCGCGGCGGGGTACGTGCCGGACACGCGCCACGTGCTGCACGACGTCGACGAGGGCGCCAAGGCCCGCGCGCTCATGTACCATAGCGAGCGCCTGGCCATCGCGTTCGGGCTGGTGAGCAcgccgccggggacgccgcTCCGGGTCATGAAGAACCTGCGCATCTGCGGGGACTGTCACAACGCCGTCAAGCTCATCGCCAAGGTCACCGGCCGAGAGATCGTCGTCAGGGATAACAAGCGGTTCCACCATTTCAAGGACGGCGACTGCTCCTGCGGAGACTACTG tgtcaaaattgggagttgggagtaa